A window of Lacibacter sediminis contains these coding sequences:
- a CDS encoding RagB/SusD family nutrient uptake outer membrane protein: MKKINRYLFFTALLTVGLAGCKKDLLDVPNGNDPDFLKVYAKGEDVENVAAGLFNAVFHGEHDFTGVQMMMAVAADHATCSWGNAGMRDMSWEPRNNGWNNSPSYGNGAVLKATYDKMYSAISTASKVIKAIDNGVDIGENGANNARAIAAARFVQGLAYGNLALLFDKAHVVDEATSVEGVLETAITYKQVATAALGYLDKAITEANANFTIPASWFGTPADISSADFKKMCNTAAARILAYLPRNKTELAAVDWAKVKSYADNGITADWKIVMDGTSTWYFEAGDYLTYPGWGRTDMYVVNMMDPTQPKHWDDSPTFPHPPASTNPVDQRLNTDFEFLASNDFLAARGYYHFSNYRNKRYDAIYVAAIGEKAEVMKAENDLLKAEARAYSGDLAGAAAIINAGTRVTRGGMAPVAAVLADIVKAIHHERHVELYTTGMGIQFFEMRKLNLLQKGTPLHFPIPAKILELFRLSPPFYTFGTEAKADGIGTSNAGWR, translated from the coding sequence ATGAAAAAGATTAACAGATACCTATTTTTTACAGCCTTGCTGACTGTAGGTCTGGCAGGATGTAAAAAAGATTTGTTGGATGTTCCCAATGGAAACGATCCTGACTTTTTGAAAGTATACGCAAAAGGAGAGGATGTTGAAAATGTTGCAGCAGGTCTTTTTAACGCAGTGTTTCATGGTGAACATGATTTTACCGGTGTGCAAATGATGATGGCTGTAGCAGCAGACCATGCTACATGTTCATGGGGTAATGCAGGGATGAGAGATATGTCATGGGAGCCACGTAACAATGGTTGGAATAATTCACCCAGCTATGGTAATGGTGCGGTATTAAAGGCGACTTATGATAAGATGTACTCAGCTATTTCAACTGCCAGCAAAGTAATAAAAGCAATCGATAACGGAGTTGATATTGGTGAAAACGGTGCTAATAATGCAAGGGCTATTGCTGCTGCACGTTTTGTTCAAGGGTTGGCTTACGGCAATTTGGCTTTGTTGTTCGATAAAGCCCATGTTGTTGATGAAGCGACATCTGTTGAAGGCGTTCTTGAAACGGCAATTACTTACAAACAAGTTGCAACAGCAGCGCTTGGATATCTTGACAAAGCAATTACAGAAGCCAATGCAAATTTCACAATACCTGCAAGTTGGTTTGGTACGCCAGCGGATATTTCAAGTGCAGATTTTAAGAAGATGTGTAACACCGCTGCCGCACGTATTCTTGCTTATCTTCCAAGGAATAAGACAGAATTAGCTGCTGTGGATTGGGCAAAAGTGAAGTCTTATGCAGACAATGGTATTACAGCAGATTGGAAAATTGTAATGGATGGCACAAGCACATGGTATTTTGAGGCTGGTGATTATCTTACATACCCAGGTTGGGGTCGTACGGATATGTATGTTGTAAACATGATGGATCCTACACAACCAAAACATTGGGACGATTCACCAACGTTCCCTCATCCGCCGGCATCAACCAACCCGGTTGACCAACGCTTGAATACAGATTTTGAATTTCTTGCTTCAAATGATTTTCTTGCTGCAAGGGGTTACTACCATTTCTCTAACTATAGAAATAAGCGTTACGACGCTATTTATGTAGCAGCGATTGGCGAGAAAGCAGAAGTAATGAAAGCTGAAAATGATCTCCTCAAGGCTGAAGCCCGTGCTTATTCAGGTGATTTAGCTGGTGCTGCTGCAATCATTAATGCAGGAACACGTGTTACAAGAGGTGGCATGGCTCCTGTAGCTGCAGTACTTGCTGATATTGTAAAGGCTATTCATCATGAAAGACATGTAGAGCTTTATACAACCGGTATGGGTATTCAGTTCTTCGAAATGCGCAAGTTGAATCTTCTTCAAAAAGGTACTCCTTTGCATTTCCCTATTCCTGCGAAGATATTGGAGCTATTCCGCTTATCACCTCCATTCTATACGTTTGGAACTGAGGCTAAAGCTGATGGTATTGGTACGTCAAATGCAGGTTGGAGATAA
- the dapA gene encoding 4-hydroxy-tetrahydrodipicolinate synthase, protein MSFRDQLRGTGVALVTPFKDNMEIDYPALERVIDFVVDNDVEYVITLGTTGETPTLSKEEKIELILFTYEKVADRVPVVVGIGGNNTLSLIKDLETFPLQRAAAVLSASPYYNKPSQEGIYQHYKALAEVSPKPIILYNVPGRTGRNMTAATTLRLAHDFKNIIGIKEASGDMAQSMQILKDKPADFLVVSGDDNLAMPQIACGMDGVISVAANCLPKQFSEMVRLSLKGNFAAAKLLNDQMLEAYDLLFAENNPAGVKAFMTELNLLENNLRLPVVPLSEGLHASVKNYLQRLG, encoded by the coding sequence ATGAGCTTCAGAGATCAACTGCGTGGAACCGGTGTGGCATTAGTTACTCCATTTAAAGACAACATGGAGATCGATTATCCAGCCCTTGAACGTGTTATTGATTTTGTGGTCGATAACGATGTAGAATATGTTATTACTCTTGGAACAACAGGCGAAACGCCAACGCTGAGTAAAGAAGAAAAGATCGAACTGATCCTTTTTACTTACGAGAAAGTAGCTGATCGTGTTCCTGTTGTAGTAGGCATTGGAGGTAACAACACATTGTCGTTGATCAAAGATCTCGAAACGTTTCCCTTACAGAGGGCGGCAGCAGTTTTAAGTGCTAGTCCGTATTACAATAAACCATCGCAGGAAGGTATTTATCAGCATTACAAAGCATTGGCAGAAGTATCACCCAAGCCGATCATTTTGTACAATGTACCTGGTCGTACCGGTAGAAACATGACTGCTGCAACAACTTTGCGGTTGGCACATGATTTCAAAAATATCATTGGTATTAAAGAAGCAAGTGGCGATATGGCGCAGTCGATGCAAATACTCAAAGATAAACCTGCCGATTTCTTAGTAGTAAGTGGGGATGATAATTTAGCGATGCCACAGATAGCATGCGGAATGGATGGTGTTATCAGCGTTGCTGCAAACTGTCTGCCGAAACAATTCAGTGAAATGGTGAGGCTGTCATTAAAAGGAAATTTTGCAGCAGCAAAATTGCTGAACGATCAGATGCTTGAAGCTTATGATCTTTTGTTTGCTGAAAATAACCCTGCCGGTGTTAAAGCATTCATGACTGAATTGAATTTGCTCGAAAACAATCTGCGGTTACCTGTTGTTCCATTAAGTGAAGGTTTGCATGCATCAGTTAAAAACTACCTGCAACGTTTGGGCTAA
- a CDS encoding alpha/beta hydrolase — MYNYCCRFILLLVTGFCCCSSSIAQFTVKFEIVNQPIAHKADTLFVAGNFNGWNPGLPSFQFFKSANGNLVSEIKAVSKGLLEYKITRGSWAKVECAASGASINNRVAKINSDTTLAIQIEAWADDMPGRPPVSTRTKNVFVMDTAFFIPQLNRKRRVWVYLPADYAFNKKEYPVLYMHDGQNLFDALTASFGEWGVDEMMDSARPRNQCIIVGIDHGDSKRLTEYNPYSSRFGDGEGDAYVDFLAQTLKPYVDKRFRTKPESANTSIAGSSMGGLISFYAVLKYPDVFGRAGVFSPAFWIAPEVITKVEEASSIKSPFYFVCGELEGEQMTKDMQLVYQQVKKKGSTKSVYRVVANGQHNERFWQKELPAFYEWLSNQTR; from the coding sequence ATGTACAACTATTGCTGCCGGTTTATTCTTTTATTGGTAACAGGTTTCTGTTGCTGCAGTTCATCCATTGCGCAGTTTACTGTTAAGTTTGAAATTGTTAATCAGCCAATAGCTCACAAAGCAGATACACTTTTTGTTGCAGGTAACTTTAACGGATGGAACCCCGGTTTGCCATCGTTTCAATTTTTTAAATCAGCCAACGGCAATTTAGTTTCTGAGATCAAAGCCGTATCAAAAGGCTTGCTTGAATACAAGATCACAAGAGGGAGCTGGGCAAAAGTAGAATGCGCAGCAAGTGGAGCATCTATTAATAATCGTGTTGCAAAGATCAATTCCGATACAACATTAGCAATTCAGATAGAAGCATGGGCTGATGATATGCCCGGCCGTCCACCAGTTTCAACCCGCACCAAAAATGTGTTTGTGATGGACACGGCGTTTTTCATTCCTCAATTAAACAGAAAAAGAAGAGTGTGGGTTTATTTGCCTGCAGATTATGCGTTCAATAAAAAGGAATATCCTGTTTTGTATATGCACGATGGTCAGAATCTTTTTGATGCACTTACTGCTTCATTTGGAGAATGGGGAGTAGATGAAATGATGGACTCTGCAAGGCCAAGAAATCAATGTATTATTGTTGGTATCGATCACGGTGACAGTAAGCGGCTTACAGAGTATAATCCTTACTCATCAAGGTTTGGAGATGGTGAAGGCGATGCCTATGTCGATTTTCTTGCACAAACATTAAAGCCTTATGTCGACAAACGTTTTCGTACAAAACCTGAATCCGCAAACACATCAATCGCCGGCAGCTCTATGGGAGGACTGATCTCTTTTTATGCTGTATTGAAATATCCTGATGTATTTGGAAGGGCAGGTGTTTTTTCACCGGCATTCTGGATTGCTCCTGAAGTAATAACAAAAGTTGAAGAAGCATCTTCCATCAAGTCGCCTTTTTACTTTGTTTGTGGAGAACTGGAAGGAGAACAGATGACAAAAGACATGCAGCTTGTTTATCAACAAGTAAAAAAGAAAGGATCAACAAAATCAGTGTACCGGGTTGTTGCAAACGGGCAACATAATGAGCGTTTCTGGCAAAAAGAATTACCTGCCTTTTACGAATGGCTCAGTAATCAAACCAGATAA
- a CDS encoding SusC/RagA family TonB-linked outer membrane protein: protein MRKFVTVLVLLLSCGLTFAQQRSVTGKVTSEDGSPLAGATVSAKGGNASTTTDVSGRFTLSVGPKVKTLIFSYVGLATTEVDIEGGEVNVSLKNQSAEISEVIVTGVAGATSKKKMTVSVTKVGAEQLQTVPASSAANALAGKVAGLKTSSVNGNPGQGADLLLRGDNNLGTSSAPLILVDGVILSGSLADINIDDVESMEVVKGAAAAAAYGSRAGNGVISVITKRGKGLGLNKPVITVRNELGMQDLSHYLKTSESHYYRLATDWQTAQGKYTKYAGVTYPANYIGAGFDPGISGSRGIDADGYMDNPFGVYRNPQAEFFRTGVNLVNFISVANRTEKNNVYLSFENNKQEGVVKLTDGYERQNFRFNIDQNITPWLRFSASNLFINRSSSTAGAASGLFYNIARMEKDVNLGAPNPDGQPYYLRINNFNAEVTNPLYPLYKQKNSSKSRRWVANYNVNIRFTPWADLDVIQTMETENFRSSSINPQDTWTRSGGTAATMGMSYTQGSMSQSTSESRVNNTQINLNLAHKFGNFSTRGKLSYLYENRNYESNFISASQFRISGIENFENFSSINDASSYVESEKAQNYFAILGMDWKDKILFDGMFRYDGSSLFGSEARWNPYYRASAGYRISEDFKIKGIDELKVRVAYGTAGIRPGFDWQYEVYNLSNGNAVASQKGNNLLKPSTTEEKEIGLNVDFLKKFSLEVTYAESVTRDQFLNVPLIPFLNDGFNSQWQNAGTVKSNTLELTFGANWIKKKDFSWKSTVVFSRVKQRITELPIAPYLASGQDFNGDQNIFYVKGGEVYGAIYGYRMVRTLEEMATQLPAGKTISDYVINSEGYVIPKGTEGTTSELPIKRLNADGSLWYGKIGNGNPDFVAGITNTLTYKGFQLYILLDWKQGGDIYNGKEQRLVFNYISQKQDMTNVPAGQKKAAAYWGTGMYDANNANAYWVEDGTYLKVREIALGYSVPTKALSGIFNGFVKGINAKVIGRNLLTFSKYSGYDPEVGTIRFPVDGISANPIYRNIAFSLQFNF from the coding sequence ATGAGAAAATTTGTAACAGTCTTAGTCCTGCTGTTAAGTTGTGGGCTGACCTTTGCCCAACAAAGGAGTGTAACTGGAAAAGTTACTTCTGAAGACGGTTCTCCACTTGCTGGAGCTACTGTCTCTGCGAAAGGTGGAAATGCTTCCACTACTACAGATGTAAGCGGTCGTTTTACCCTTTCTGTCGGTCCTAAAGTCAAAACTTTAATTTTCAGTTACGTAGGCTTAGCTACTACTGAAGTTGACATTGAGGGAGGGGAAGTGAATGTCTCCTTAAAAAACCAAAGTGCCGAGATCAGTGAAGTAATTGTTACGGGTGTTGCCGGCGCAACATCAAAAAAGAAGATGACAGTATCTGTAACCAAAGTAGGTGCAGAACAATTGCAAACTGTGCCTGCATCTTCTGCAGCCAATGCATTGGCTGGTAAAGTGGCGGGTTTAAAAACCTCATCAGTAAATGGTAACCCTGGACAGGGTGCTGATTTGTTATTAAGAGGTGATAATAACCTGGGTACGAGTTCGGCTCCGCTCATTCTTGTAGATGGAGTAATCTTATCGGGTAGCTTGGCCGACATTAATATTGACGACGTTGAATCAATGGAAGTGGTAAAGGGTGCTGCCGCAGCTGCAGCATATGGTTCCAGAGCTGGTAATGGTGTAATATCTGTTATTACGAAAAGAGGTAAAGGACTTGGCCTTAATAAGCCGGTTATTACTGTTAGAAATGAACTAGGTATGCAGGATCTGTCCCACTACCTGAAAACATCTGAGTCTCATTATTATAGGTTAGCAACTGATTGGCAAACAGCTCAGGGAAAATATACCAAGTATGCCGGTGTTACATATCCTGCTAATTACATTGGTGCAGGTTTCGATCCAGGAATCAGCGGTTCAAGAGGTATTGATGCTGATGGTTACATGGATAATCCATTTGGTGTTTATCGCAACCCTCAGGCTGAATTCTTCAGAACCGGGGTTAATTTGGTGAATTTTATTTCAGTAGCAAATCGTACAGAAAAGAACAACGTCTATCTTTCTTTTGAAAATAATAAACAGGAAGGTGTTGTTAAACTGACTGACGGTTATGAAAGACAAAACTTCCGGTTTAATATCGATCAGAACATTACTCCGTGGTTACGTTTCAGTGCATCTAACCTGTTTATCAACAGATCTTCAAGTACTGCAGGAGCAGCAAGTGGTTTGTTTTATAATATTGCCCGTATGGAAAAGGATGTTAATCTGGGTGCTCCAAACCCAGACGGACAGCCTTACTACTTACGCATCAATAACTTTAATGCGGAAGTAACAAATCCTTTATATCCTCTGTACAAGCAAAAAAACAGCTCAAAATCACGCAGATGGGTGGCTAATTATAATGTCAACATTCGTTTTACACCATGGGCTGATTTGGATGTAATCCAAACAATGGAGACTGAGAATTTCAGATCTTCAAGTATCAATCCTCAGGATACCTGGACAAGATCTGGCGGTACGGCTGCAACCATGGGTATGTCTTATACACAGGGTAGCATGTCTCAATCTACGAGCGAATCCAGAGTGAACAATACGCAAATCAATCTTAACCTCGCACATAAATTTGGCAACTTCTCTACCAGAGGTAAATTGTCTTATCTATACGAAAACAGAAATTACGAAAGCAATTTCATTAGTGCTTCTCAGTTCAGAATTTCCGGGATAGAAAATTTCGAAAACTTTTCAAGCATCAACGATGCGTCATCTTATGTTGAAAGCGAAAAAGCCCAAAACTATTTTGCAATCTTAGGCATGGATTGGAAAGACAAGATCCTTTTTGATGGTATGTTCCGTTACGATGGTTCTTCATTATTTGGTTCTGAAGCACGTTGGAATCCTTATTACAGAGCATCTGCTGGTTATCGTATCTCTGAAGATTTCAAAATCAAAGGAATTGACGAATTGAAAGTAAGAGTTGCGTACGGTACTGCTGGTATCCGTCCTGGTTTTGATTGGCAGTATGAAGTTTACAACCTTTCAAACGGTAATGCTGTAGCAAGCCAAAAAGGTAACAATTTGCTGAAGCCTTCAACAACTGAGGAAAAGGAAATTGGATTAAACGTTGATTTCTTAAAGAAATTCAGCTTAGAGGTAACTTATGCTGAGTCTGTAACAAGAGATCAGTTCCTGAATGTTCCTTTAATTCCTTTCCTGAATGATGGTTTTAACAGTCAATGGCAAAATGCCGGTACAGTAAAATCTAATACACTTGAGTTAACATTTGGAGCGAACTGGATAAAGAAGAAAGACTTCTCTTGGAAATCAACCGTTGTATTCTCAAGGGTGAAACAAAGAATTACAGAATTGCCAATTGCTCCATATTTAGCGAGTGGTCAGGATTTCAATGGTGATCAGAATATCTTCTACGTTAAAGGAGGAGAAGTATATGGTGCAATCTATGGATACAGAATGGTACGTACATTAGAAGAAATGGCTACTCAGCTCCCGGCTGGTAAAACAATTTCTGACTACGTTATAAACAGTGAAGGATATGTAATTCCAAAAGGAACTGAAGGAACAACTTCTGAATTACCGATTAAGAGATTGAATGCTGATGGCTCTTTGTGGTATGGTAAAATTGGAAATGGTAACCCTGATTTCGTTGCCGGTATTACTAATACATTAACTTACAAAGGTTTTCAGTTGTACATTTTGTTAGATTGGAAGCAAGGTGGTGACATTTACAATGGTAAGGAACAACGCTTAGTGTTTAACTACATCAGTCAAAAACAGGATATGACGAATGTGCCTGCCGGTCAAAAGAAAGCCGCTGCATACTGGGGTACTGGTATGTATGATGCTAACAACGCAAATGCATATTGGGTTGAAGATGGCACTTATTTAAAGGTTCGTGAAATTGCGTTAGGTTATTCTGTACCTACTAAAGCATTAAGTGGAATTTTTAATGGCTTTGTTAAGGGAATCAATGCGAAGGTAATTGGCCGCAACCTGTTAACTTTTTCTAAGTATTCAGGTTACGATCCTGAAGTTGGTACGATCAGATTTCCTGTTGATGGAATCAGCGCCAACCCGATTTATCGTAATATAGCATTTTCACTTCAGTTTAATTTTTAA
- a CDS encoding ribonuclease Z, translating to MLAVTILGNNSAIPAFGRHPTAQIITTADDLLMFDCGEGSQIQILNYRIKRSRINHIFISHLHGDHYFGLIGLLNSFALLGRIQPLHVYGPPELIEVINLQFRISNTSLPFTFTFHPIEKAGLLLESKSYTVECFPTQHRIECWGFLVREKRQPRKINIEKTSFYDIPTSAFASLQAGEDYVAGDGAFIKNELLTDENVKAKSYAFCADTIYDEALVPIVQHADLVYHESTYPAALTEKATERFHSTSKQAATIALKANVGRLLIGHFSAKFEVIEQFGTEAREVFPNTELATEGVTYLV from the coding sequence ATGCTGGCTGTAACCATACTTGGAAATAACTCTGCTATACCTGCGTTTGGCAGACACCCTACCGCTCAAATTATTACTACTGCCGATGATCTGCTGATGTTTGATTGTGGAGAAGGAAGTCAGATTCAGATCCTCAACTACCGCATCAAACGCAGCCGTATCAACCATATTTTTATTTCTCACCTTCATGGAGATCATTACTTTGGTTTAATTGGTTTGCTAAACAGCTTTGCTTTACTCGGCCGCATTCAACCATTGCATGTATATGGTCCACCAGAGTTAATTGAGGTAATTAATTTACAGTTCCGCATTTCAAACACATCATTACCATTCACTTTTACATTTCACCCGATTGAAAAAGCAGGATTGCTGCTTGAGTCAAAAAGTTACACGGTGGAATGTTTTCCAACGCAACACCGCATTGAATGCTGGGGCTTTCTGGTGCGTGAAAAACGACAACCCAGAAAGATCAACATTGAGAAAACATCTTTTTATGATATTCCTACATCTGCTTTTGCAAGCCTTCAGGCAGGAGAAGATTATGTTGCCGGCGATGGCGCATTCATCAAAAACGAACTGCTGACAGATGAAAATGTAAAAGCAAAAAGTTATGCATTTTGTGCCGACACAATTTATGATGAAGCTCTTGTGCCAATTGTTCAGCATGCTGACCTGGTCTATCATGAAAGCACCTACCCCGCTGCATTAACTGAAAAAGCAACCGAGCGTTTTCATTCTACCAGTAAGCAGGCAGCTACCATTGCATTAAAAGCAAATGTTGGAAGATTATTGATCGGGCATTTCTCCGCAAAATTTGAAGTGATCGAGCAATTTGGAACAGAAGCAAGAGAGGTTTTCCCGAATACTGAACTGGCAACAGAAGGTGTTACTTATCTGGTTTGA
- a CDS encoding acetyl-CoA carboxylase carboxyltransferase subunit alpha, with the protein MPSLENRQFIEIEKPIKDLVDELKELRHKAEKNPKIDYSATIQQLEQSILDKRNEITQHLTSWQKVQLSRHPDRPYTLKYIDKMCTNFVELYGDRGVKDDKAMVGGFAQLEGETVMVIGQQKGINTKMRQLRNFGMANPEGYRKALRLMKLAEKFNKPVITLIDTPGAFPGLEAEERGQGEAIARNIYEMIRLKVPVICVVIGEGASGGALGIGVGDKVLMLENTWYTVISPESCSSILWRSWDKKEVAAEQLKLTPEHMYKFGIVDGIVPEPAGGAHWDYDAAAQMLKKELIPILQELKTRAPEDRINQRIERYSKMGFWDEL; encoded by the coding sequence ATGCCATCATTAGAAAACCGTCAGTTCATCGAAATCGAAAAGCCTATTAAGGACTTGGTTGATGAGCTAAAGGAATTGCGCCATAAGGCAGAAAAAAATCCGAAGATCGACTACTCGGCAACCATTCAGCAACTTGAGCAAAGCATCCTTGATAAACGTAATGAAATCACCCAGCATTTAACAAGCTGGCAAAAAGTGCAACTGAGCCGTCATCCCGACAGACCATATACATTAAAGTACATCGATAAGATGTGTACGAATTTCGTGGAGTTATATGGCGACCGTGGTGTGAAAGATGATAAAGCAATGGTTGGCGGTTTTGCTCAATTGGAAGGGGAAACGGTCATGGTCATTGGTCAACAGAAAGGGATCAACACCAAAATGCGTCAGCTCAGAAACTTTGGTATGGCCAACCCCGAAGGTTATCGCAAAGCATTACGATTAATGAAACTGGCGGAAAAATTCAATAAACCTGTTATTACATTAATTGATACGCCAGGTGCATTCCCCGGTCTTGAGGCTGAAGAGCGTGGACAAGGCGAAGCTATTGCCCGAAATATTTATGAAATGATCCGTTTGAAAGTGCCGGTCATTTGTGTGGTGATAGGCGAAGGTGCAAGCGGCGGGGCATTAGGTATTGGCGTGGGTGATAAAGTATTGATGCTTGAAAATACATGGTACACGGTGATATCTCCTGAAAGTTGCAGTTCCATATTATGGCGCAGCTGGGACAAGAAAGAAGTAGCTGCTGAGCAATTGAAGCTTACTCCTGAACACATGTATAAATTTGGCATTGTGGATGGCATTGTGCCTGAACCCGCAGGCGGTGCTCATTGGGATTACGATGCTGCAGCACAAATGCTGAAAAAAGAGCTGATCCCGATTTTGCAGGAGTTGAAAACTAGAGCTCCTGAAGACCGCATCAACCAACGTATAGAGCGCTACAGCAAAATGGGCTTTTGGGATGAGCTGTAA
- a CDS encoding STAS domain-containing protein: MNVKIDTKEKFHVLTPMETTLSENMTAEISQLLLSCREKEVKNVILNLSQVTNIDEQVAQIILNSQQEFYDLELSFVICEMKPELEEFLDKVEILDLLNYTPTESEAWDIVQMEEIERELFEDE, translated from the coding sequence ATGAATGTCAAAATTGATACCAAGGAAAAATTTCATGTGCTGACACCCATGGAAACCACACTTTCGGAAAATATGACAGCCGAAATCAGCCAATTGTTGCTTTCCTGCCGTGAAAAGGAAGTCAAAAATGTGATCCTTAACCTGAGCCAGGTGACAAATATTGACGAACAGGTGGCTCAAATTATTTTAAATAGTCAACAGGAATTCTATGACCTGGAATTATCCTTTGTTATTTGTGAAATGAAACCTGAACTGGAAGAATTTCTCGACAAAGTGGAAATTCTTGATCTGCTGAATTATACACCAACAGAAAGCGAAGCATGGGATATTGTGCAAATGGAAGAAATTGAACGTGAACTTTTTGAAGACGAATAA